In one window of Henckelia pumila isolate YLH828 chromosome 1, ASM3356847v2, whole genome shotgun sequence DNA:
- the LOC140874003 gene encoding protein FAR-RED IMPAIRED RESPONSE 1-like has protein sequence MDFDIDGEINGEVLGSSIHFEARTENGNEIVGSSSVGMLQQGLDVKVDEESSKRELFQFEDLQAVNCVGPTGDPYVGLEFESEAAAHAFYNAYATREGFVIRVSKLSRSRRDGSAIGRALVCNKEGFRTPDKREKVVRQRMETRVGCRAMILVRKVNSGRWVVTKFVKDHTHQLTPGKGRRDLICDQYPNEHDKIRELSRQLAVEKKKVATYKRHLEIIFEHIEEHNQSLSKKMQDIVNSVKEMESKE, from the coding sequence ATGGATTTTGACATTGACGGTGAGATAAATGGTGAGGTATTGGGAAGTTCTATTCATTTTGAAGCAAGAACAGAAAACGGGAATGAAATAGTGGGGAGTTCTAGTGTTGGGATGCTCCAGCAAGGACTGGATGTTAAGGTGGATGAAGAGTCCTCCAAAAGGGAATTATTTCAATTTGAAGATTTGCAAGCTGTAAATTGTGTAGGTCCTACTGGTGATCCATATGTGGGCCTGGAGTTTGAATCTGAGGCAGCAGCACATGCATTTTACAATGCATATGCAACAAGGGAGGGTTTTGTCATCCGTGTGAGCAAGCTTTCTCGTTCCAGGCGTGATGGATCAGCCATTGGTCGGGCACTGGTTTGCAACAAGGAAGGTTTTAGAACACCTGATAAGCGTGAGAAAGTTGTACGGCAAAGAATGGAAACACGGGTTGGTTGCAGAGCAATGATTTTGGTTAGGAAAGTAAATTCTGGTCGATGGGTTGTCACAAAATTTGTAAAGGATCACACACATCAACTAACTCCTGGTAAGGGTCGTAGAGATCTCATATGTGATCAATATCCCAATGAGCATGATAAAATCCGGGAACTTTCACGGCAGCTGGCTGTTGAGAAAAAGAAAGTTGCAACCTATAAAAGGCATttggaaattatttttgaacACATTGAGGAACATAATCAATCTCTTTCGAAGAAGATGCAAGACATTGTGAACAGTGTCAAGGAAATGGAATCCAAAGAATGA